The following proteins are co-located in the Xiphophorus hellerii strain 12219 chromosome 2, Xiphophorus_hellerii-4.1, whole genome shotgun sequence genome:
- the LOC116711084 gene encoding cyclin-dependent kinase inhibitor 1C-like: MSHVQLSSSALERLVARRTFPLQRRTGVCRSLFGPVDHDELSRDVKAKLREISERDQQRWNFNFEDNTPLEGDYEWEEMPAERTAAFYRESVQSGRTRVPATPVKQTPFSESVMSESSDGDVMERLAVPESDRSVVGGDGESSSPTPAEVNQENRPVTGISGTRRQAPRVRRKRSAAAAAADDNNTHITDFFMKRKKAADRLPKSPISLEQTPRKRIR; encoded by the exons ATGTCCCACGTCCAGTTATCGAGCAGTGCGCTGGAGAGGCTGGTGGCCCGCAGGACCTTCCCTCTCCAAAGGCGCACCGGCGTGTGCCGCAGTCTTTTCGGGCCGGTGGATCACGACGAGCTGAGTCGGGACGTGAAAGCCAAGCTGCGGGAGATTTCCGAGCGGGACCAGCAGAGATGGAACTTTAATTTCGAGGACAACACGCCGCTGGAAGGGGACTACGAGTGGGAAGAGATGCCCGCGGAGAGGACGGCGGCGTTTTATCGGGAATCGGTGCAGAGCGGCAGGACGCGCGTCCCGGCGACGCCCGTAAAGCAGACGCCCTTCTCGGAATCCGTTATGTCGGAGAGCTCCGACGGGGATGTAATGGAGCGCTTAGCGGTACCGGAGAGCGACCGCAGCGTCGTCGGGGGCGACGGCGAAAGTAGCTCCCCGACCCCGGCGGAGGTGAATCAGGAAAACCGGCCGGTCACAGGGATCTCAGGGACTCGCAGACAGGCTCCCCGTGTTCGGCGCAAGAGgtcggctgctgctgctgctgctgatgacaACAACACGCACATCACAG ACTTCTTCATGAAACGAAAGAAGGCTGCCGACAGACTTCCCAAGTCTCCCATCTCGTTGGAACAAACTCCGCGAAAGAGGATCCGTTGA